The proteins below are encoded in one region of Herpetosiphon gulosus:
- a CDS encoding acyl-CoA dehydrogenase family protein — translation MELNEELRMLRETVRDFAVKEIKPIAREVDEAERVPFETIRKAGNLGLLGIPFPEEYGGADAGIVGYCILQEEINRYCASTGTIIGAHAQLCGMSIFLSGNDEQKSRYLSKLNEGKLLGAWALTEPNAGSDAASITTTATQDGDDWIINGGKMWITNGSFADVIVVFASTNRERGARGGISAFIVEKDFEGFKVGKVEEKMGLRASHTASIFFENCRVPAKNVLGEIGAGFGVAMKTLDIGRCGLGASALGSAKEAYDLALHYSVERQQFGRPIADFQAIQIKLAEMRTKIYAMEQMVYHCAALVDAKKPATLESSMVKLFCTEAASQIIDEAIQIYGGMGFSREVPLERMYRDARVTRIFEGTNEIQKYVIAGEELKKLGHKIKM, via the coding sequence ATGGAACTCAACGAAGAGCTACGCATGTTGCGTGAAACCGTGCGCGATTTTGCGGTCAAAGAAATTAAGCCAATTGCCCGCGAAGTCGATGAAGCAGAACGTGTGCCATTCGAAACAATTCGCAAGGCTGGTAATTTGGGCTTGCTCGGCATTCCTTTCCCCGAGGAATACGGCGGCGCTGATGCAGGGATCGTCGGCTATTGTATTTTGCAAGAGGAAATTAATCGTTATTGTGCCTCAACTGGCACAATTATCGGCGCACACGCCCAGCTTTGTGGCATGTCGATTTTTCTATCGGGCAACGACGAGCAGAAATCACGCTATCTTAGTAAGCTCAACGAGGGCAAATTGTTGGGTGCTTGGGCACTCACCGAGCCAAATGCCGGCTCCGATGCGGCCAGCATTACCACCACCGCAACCCAAGATGGCGATGATTGGATCATCAACGGCGGCAAGATGTGGATCACCAATGGCTCGTTTGCCGATGTGATTGTGGTCTTTGCTTCGACCAATCGCGAGCGCGGTGCACGCGGCGGTATCAGCGCATTTATTGTCGAAAAAGATTTCGAGGGCTTCAAAGTTGGCAAAGTCGAGGAAAAAATGGGCTTACGAGCCTCGCATACCGCCTCGATCTTCTTTGAAAATTGCCGTGTGCCCGCCAAAAATGTACTGGGCGAAATCGGGGCTGGCTTCGGGGTTGCCATGAAAACGCTGGATATTGGGCGCTGTGGTTTGGGGGCAAGTGCGCTTGGCTCAGCCAAAGAAGCCTATGATTTGGCCTTGCACTATAGCGTTGAACGCCAACAATTTGGCCGCCCAATCGCCGATTTCCAAGCAATTCAGATCAAGTTGGCCGAAATGCGCACCAAAATCTATGCCATGGAGCAAATGGTTTATCATTGCGCCGCCTTGGTCGATGCCAAAAAGCCAGCCACGCTTGAATCGTCAATGGTTAAGTTGTTCTGCACCGAGGCTGCTTCGCAAATTATCGACGAAGCGATTCAAATTTATGGTGGAATGGGCTTTAGCCGCGAAGTACCACTCGAACGAATGTATCGCGATGCCCGCGTCACACGGATTTTTGAAGGAACCAACGAAATTCAAAAATATGTAATTGCTGGCGAAGAACTCAAAAAATTAGGCCATAAAATCAAAATGTAG
- a CDS encoding acetyl-CoA C-acyltransferase, producing the protein MNEAVIVAGARTAVGKSKRGMFRNSRPDDLAAAAIKAVVEQAPGLDPREIEDLILGCAMPEGEQGLNMARIASLRAGLPIDVPAQTVNRFCASGLQTIALGAERIMAGGADVIIAGGAESMSMVPMSGNKFAPNPWMAEHYPEIYINMGLTAENVARQFNISREDADAFSYRSHMKAIEAIQAGRFADEIVPVDVEFAEAEAGGAIKRSSATVKVDEGPRRDTTLEGLAKLRPVFHAKGTVTAGNSSQTSDGAAAVLLMSRQKADQLGMKPLARFIGFAVGGVGPEVMGIGPVVAIPKVLKKTGLNLSDIDLIELNEAFGAQALAVIRELGIDESKTNVNGGAIALGHPLGCTGAKLTVQIINELRRRNGRYGMVTMCIGGGMGAAGIFELL; encoded by the coding sequence ATGAATGAAGCTGTGATTGTAGCTGGTGCGCGAACCGCCGTCGGCAAATCCAAGCGCGGAATGTTTCGCAATAGTCGGCCTGACGATTTGGCAGCAGCAGCGATTAAAGCTGTGGTTGAACAAGCACCAGGCCTTGACCCCCGCGAAATCGAAGATTTGATTTTGGGTTGTGCTATGCCCGAGGGTGAGCAAGGCCTGAATATGGCCCGAATTGCCTCACTGCGGGCGGGCTTACCAATTGATGTACCAGCCCAAACTGTCAATCGTTTTTGTGCATCGGGCTTGCAAACAATTGCCTTGGGCGCTGAACGAATTATGGCGGGCGGCGCTGATGTGATCATCGCTGGCGGCGCTGAATCGATGAGCATGGTCCCAATGTCGGGCAATAAATTCGCGCCAAACCCATGGATGGCCGAGCACTACCCCGAAATTTACATCAACATGGGCTTGACCGCCGAAAATGTTGCCCGTCAATTCAACATTAGCCGCGAAGATGCCGATGCCTTCTCATATCGCTCGCATATGAAGGCGATCGAAGCAATTCAAGCAGGCCGCTTTGCTGATGAAATTGTGCCAGTCGATGTTGAGTTTGCTGAAGCCGAAGCTGGCGGCGCAATCAAGCGTAGCAGCGCGACGGTCAAGGTCGATGAAGGCCCACGCCGCGATACGACATTAGAAGGCTTGGCCAAATTGCGCCCAGTGTTTCACGCCAAGGGCACTGTGACCGCTGGCAATTCATCGCAAACCAGCGATGGTGCTGCCGCCGTGCTCTTGATGAGCCGCCAAAAAGCCGATCAACTTGGAATGAAACCCTTGGCCCGCTTTATTGGCTTTGCGGTTGGTGGCGTTGGCCCTGAAGTTATGGGCATTGGCCCAGTCGTGGCGATTCCCAAAGTTTTGAAGAAAACCGGCTTGAATCTCAGCGACATCGATTTGATCGAATTGAACGAAGCTTTTGGTGCGCAAGCCTTGGCGGTTATTCGCGAGCTTGGCATCGACGAAAGCAAAACCAACGTTAATGGTGGGGCAATCGCCTTAGGCCACCCACTTGGCTGTACTGGCGCGAAACTGACCGTTCAAATCATCAACGAACTGCGTCGTCGCAATGGCCGCTACGGCATGGTGACGATGTGTATCGGCGGTGGCATGGGCGCTGCGGGCATTTTCGAGTTGTTGTAA
- a CDS encoding DUF4194 domain-containing protein, whose product MSLVNFAEEYSQLSSTEQQLFADSVRRLLSDGLIWREDEQDRRIFAWLVRRIDLVRDYLAVAGWELHYAENLHIFHVFHRDGSHRRRFNRETTLWLLLLRLIYAEQYESLNPSLTRYPTTTVSDVYSRYGEFFPGQTIRKKGAFDEALRLFNGLKLVRAPNSKALRANDPDAVIELLPALEVIVPASGIAALAERLAEYQRPNSADEEQE is encoded by the coding sequence ATGAGTTTAGTTAATTTTGCTGAAGAATATAGCCAACTTTCATCAACCGAGCAGCAATTATTTGCCGATAGTGTGCGGCGTTTGCTCAGCGATGGCTTGATTTGGCGCGAAGATGAGCAGGATCGGCGGATTTTTGCTTGGTTGGTACGCCGGATCGATTTGGTGCGCGATTACTTGGCGGTCGCAGGCTGGGAGCTACATTACGCCGAAAATTTACATATTTTTCATGTATTTCATCGTGATGGTAGCCATCGCCGCCGCTTCAACCGCGAAACAACTCTATGGCTCTTATTGCTACGTTTGATTTACGCCGAACAATATGAGTCGCTCAATCCGAGTCTGACGCGCTATCCAACCACCACCGTGAGCGATGTTTATAGCCGCTATGGCGAGTTTTTTCCTGGCCAAACGATTCGTAAAAAAGGCGCGTTCGACGAGGCTTTACGTCTATTCAATGGGCTAAAACTCGTGCGTGCCCCTAATAGCAAAGCGCTACGCGCCAACGACCCCGATGCAGTGATCGAATTATTGCCAGCACTTGAAGTGATCGTTCCGGCCAGTGGCATCGCCGCCTTGGCCGAACGCCTAGCCGAATATCAACGCCCCAACAGTGCTGACGAGGAGCAAGAATGA
- the cobS gene encoding adenosylcobinamide-GDP ribazoletransferase: MVIKHLAEALRFLTILPIPGKPALSEQALVRSMVAFPLAGTLIGGLVAATWVGATWLWGATTGSLCAILTWGAITSGLHLDGIADSADALFSWRSRERKLEIMKDSRIGTMGAIALIGILLLKWLFVLGCGDFAWRALIVAPTLGRWVDIIGIFWFPPAAEGGLGRTFHDHTRRSDFWWATSCAGLVAAGLLWWWAGLIFVVVTVAIIVVARWMVRSLGGLTGDTYGALCEIAEMLVLAVVAALVNHQML; this comes from the coding sequence ATGGTGATAAAGCATCTGGCTGAGGCGCTGCGCTTTCTCACAATCTTGCCAATTCCAGGCAAACCTGCGCTTAGCGAACAAGCCTTAGTCCGTTCAATGGTGGCTTTTCCGCTGGCTGGAACACTGATCGGCGGTTTGGTTGCAGCGACATGGGTTGGAGCAACCTGGCTATGGGGAGCGACCACAGGCAGTTTATGTGCAATTCTCACGTGGGGCGCAATCACCAGCGGCTTGCATTTGGATGGCATTGCTGATAGTGCCGATGCGCTGTTTAGCTGGCGTTCGCGTGAGCGCAAGCTAGAAATTATGAAAGATAGCCGGATTGGCACGATGGGTGCAATTGCATTAATTGGTATTCTGTTGCTAAAATGGCTGTTTGTGCTTGGTTGCGGCGATTTTGCTTGGCGAGCGTTGATTGTGGCTCCAACGCTTGGCCGTTGGGTCGATATTATTGGGATTTTCTGGTTTCCGCCTGCGGCTGAAGGCGGGCTTGGGCGCACATTTCACGACCATACGCGGCGCAGTGATTTTTGGTGGGCGACGAGCTGTGCTGGTTTGGTCGCGGCGGGGTTGCTCTGGTGGTGGGCTGGATTAATATTTGTTGTGGTGACTGTGGCTATCATCGTTGTTGCCCGTTGGATGGTGCGCTCGTTGGGTGGCTTAACTGGTGATACCTATGGTGCGCTCTGCGAAATTGCCGAAATGCTGGTGTTGGCGGTGGTGGCAGCCTTGGTTAACCATCAAATGCTTTAA
- a CDS encoding 3-hydroxyacyl-CoA dehydrogenase/enoyl-CoA hydratase family protein yields the protein MTYRIQRAVVIGSGTMGGGIAAHLTNAGVRTVLLDIVPSTLTPEEEAKGLSLQTKAVRNRIVQTGWDRVVKSSPAALMNKKAGELVQLGNLEDDFAVVSEADWVIEVIVEKLEPKQQLMARIDEIRKAGSIISSNTSGIPIHKIAEGRSDDFKKHFLGTHFFNPPRYLKLLEVIPTPDTDQAIIDYIRSFGQERLGKGVVIAKDTPNFIANRIGTFGGAYAMKYIVDNGYTIEEVDALTGTLIGNPKSGTFRLGDLVGIDVMVGVAHNLYNLVPNDESRDALLAPAPVQGLLERGWLGQKSGQGFYKTVKGANGKEFWVLDWETGEHRAPREVDLPIIKQAKKQGNLAARLRFLVNQSQDRGGKLIADTLLPSLAYAARRVPEISDHLYDVDNALRWGFAKEMGPFEMWDAIGLADGVKLMQDRDIQVADWVLALIEKGHTSFYRQDDGANQAYSPVTGEYEAVPSSALKIDLDELRSAGKEVARNDSASLLDLGDGVLCFEFHSKMNALDSEITEMGFKALELLKDDRWRGMVVGNQGSDFCIGANIFMLMMAAQNDQFDQLEQMLKTSHDLMQGMRFSPKPIVTAPFGRVLGGGAEVSLHGSRMCIAAETYMGLVEVGVGLIPGAGGVKEFVRRIITPAIKLAPESDPTPYLQRVFEQIGMAKVGTSAFEARDQGFVTEADRIVMNADELLGRAKQFVLDLAAAGFTPPAREKLYAAGRDGLAAMRVGVWMMQQGGYISEYDAFIGNKLAYAIAGGDLSSPQWVDEEHFLAMEREVFLALCREPKTMERIMFMLQNNKPLRN from the coding sequence ATGACGTACCGCATTCAACGTGCAGTGGTAATTGGCTCAGGCACAATGGGTGGTGGCATCGCCGCACATCTGACCAATGCTGGCGTTCGCACCGTGTTGTTGGATATTGTGCCAAGCACGCTCACGCCTGAGGAAGAGGCCAAAGGGCTTTCGTTGCAAACCAAAGCCGTGCGCAATCGGATTGTGCAAACTGGCTGGGATCGGGTGGTCAAGAGCAGCCCCGCCGCGCTGATGAACAAAAAAGCTGGCGAATTGGTGCAGCTTGGCAATCTCGAAGACGATTTTGCAGTTGTCAGCGAAGCCGATTGGGTGATCGAAGTTATCGTTGAAAAACTCGAACCCAAGCAACAACTCATGGCACGCATCGATGAAATTCGCAAAGCTGGCAGCATTATTTCATCGAACACCAGCGGGATTCCAATTCACAAAATTGCTGAAGGTCGCTCCGACGATTTCAAAAAGCACTTCCTTGGAACCCACTTCTTCAACCCACCACGCTATCTCAAATTACTCGAAGTCATTCCAACCCCAGATACCGATCAGGCAATTATTGACTATATTCGCAGTTTTGGCCAAGAACGCTTGGGCAAAGGCGTGGTGATCGCCAAAGATACGCCAAACTTTATCGCCAACCGTATCGGCACCTTTGGCGGCGCGTATGCCATGAAATATATTGTCGATAATGGCTACACGATTGAAGAAGTCGATGCTTTGACTGGAACCTTGATTGGCAACCCCAAATCGGGAACCTTCCGGCTTGGTGATTTGGTGGGCATCGATGTGATGGTTGGGGTTGCCCACAACCTCTACAATCTCGTGCCCAACGATGAATCACGCGACGCGCTGCTGGCTCCCGCCCCAGTGCAAGGCTTGTTGGAACGGGGCTGGCTTGGCCAAAAATCGGGTCAAGGTTTCTACAAAACTGTCAAAGGTGCGAATGGCAAGGAATTTTGGGTGCTCGATTGGGAAACCGGCGAACATCGCGCCCCACGTGAAGTTGATTTGCCAATCATCAAGCAAGCCAAAAAACAAGGCAATTTGGCGGCTCGCTTGCGCTTCTTGGTCAACCAAAGCCAAGATCGTGGCGGTAAACTGATCGCCGATACCTTGCTGCCATCGTTGGCCTATGCTGCTCGCCGCGTCCCAGAAATTAGCGATCATCTGTATGATGTCGATAATGCTTTGCGCTGGGGCTTTGCCAAGGAGATGGGGCCATTTGAAATGTGGGATGCCATTGGCCTCGCCGATGGTGTGAAGCTGATGCAGGATCGCGATATTCAGGTGGCTGATTGGGTTTTGGCATTGATCGAAAAAGGTCATACTTCGTTCTATCGCCAAGATGATGGAGCCAACCAAGCCTATAGTCCAGTCACTGGCGAGTACGAAGCCGTGCCAAGCTCAGCCTTGAAAATCGACCTTGACGAGTTGCGCAGTGCTGGCAAAGAAGTCGCCCGCAACGATTCAGCCAGCTTGCTCGATTTGGGCGATGGCGTATTGTGCTTCGAATTTCATTCCAAGATGAACGCGCTTGATAGCGAAATCACCGAAATGGGCTTCAAAGCCTTGGAATTGCTCAAAGACGATCGTTGGAGAGGCATGGTCGTTGGCAACCAAGGCTCAGATTTCTGCATCGGGGCCAATATCTTTATGCTGATGATGGCGGCTCAAAACGATCAATTCGATCAGCTTGAGCAGATGTTGAAAACCTCGCACGACTTGATGCAAGGTATGCGCTTCTCGCCCAAGCCAATTGTCACCGCACCATTCGGGCGCGTGCTCGGTGGTGGCGCTGAAGTTTCGCTGCACGGCTCACGCATGTGTATCGCTGCCGAAACTTATATGGGCTTGGTTGAAGTTGGGGTTGGCTTAATTCCTGGGGCTGGCGGGGTCAAAGAATTTGTGCGCCGGATCATTACTCCTGCAATCAAACTGGCTCCCGAAAGCGATCCAACGCCATACTTGCAACGAGTATTCGAGCAAATTGGTATGGCCAAAGTTGGCACTAGCGCCTTTGAAGCTCGCGATCAAGGCTTTGTAACCGAAGCTGATCGGATTGTGATGAATGCTGATGAGTTGCTTGGCCGAGCTAAGCAGTTTGTGCTTGATCTGGCGGCGGCTGGCTTTACCCCACCTGCCCGCGAAAAACTCTATGCTGCTGGCCGCGATGGCTTGGCTGCGATGCGAGTCGGCGTGTGGATGATGCAACAAGGCGGCTATATCTCCGAATACGATGCTTTTATCGGCAACAAACTGGCTTATGCAATTGCGGGCGGTGACCTCAGCAGCCCACAATGGGTCGATGAAGAGCATTTCTTGGCGATGGAGCGCGAAGTATTCTTGGCACTTTGCCGCGAACCCAAGACCATGGAACGCATTATGTTTATGTTGCAAAACAACAAGCCATTGCGGAATTAG
- a CDS encoding C45 family peptidase, with amino-acid sequence MYRFLQLIGSPSEIGRYLASVLQRVASPFRSSAWEHDLAFLAECAAIIRHTHSALWDELAAFADAFDAPAERSLFLRAAALPQACSAVAWQHSSGHVFVGRNYDFYINMPTRDLLSTSSSYGYKHIGMNGGLVGGRYDGINQHGLFVGLHKVMADRQEHLQPGVPFHLLPRLALDLCTSTAEVISLFRELPQLSSFNYTVADRHGHFARLECYPSQPIGVLEADGLLATTNHFDHPNLVRLQGRRQRDDSKAREAFLCATVSHEQGDPWLQTAQAMSDHQVPVCCHKEFSSTLWSGLYELTQQRVAYSFGAPCQVGYRELEF; translated from the coding sequence ATGTATCGTTTTTTACAATTAATTGGCTCGCCAAGCGAGATTGGGCGTTATTTGGCGAGTGTGCTGCAACGAGTCGCCTCGCCGTTTCGCTCAAGCGCCTGGGAGCACGATTTGGCTTTTTTGGCCGAATGTGCGGCGATTATTCGGCATACCCATTCAGCCTTGTGGGATGAATTGGCGGCCTTTGCTGATGCCTTCGATGCACCAGCCGAACGTAGTTTGTTTCTGCGGGCGGCGGCCTTACCTCAAGCTTGCTCAGCCGTGGCTTGGCAACATTCCAGCGGCCACGTATTTGTTGGGCGTAACTACGATTTTTACATCAATATGCCAACCCGCGATTTGCTCTCCACCAGCAGCAGTTATGGCTATAAGCATATTGGCATGAATGGTGGTTTGGTTGGCGGTCGCTACGATGGCATCAACCAACATGGCTTGTTTGTTGGCCTGCATAAAGTGATGGCTGATCGGCAGGAGCATTTGCAACCAGGTGTGCCGTTTCATCTGCTGCCGCGATTGGCTTTAGATTTATGTACCAGCACCGCCGAAGTGATTAGCTTGTTTCGCGAATTGCCCCAGCTCTCATCCTTTAACTACACTGTTGCTGATCGCCATGGTCATTTCGCTCGTTTAGAGTGCTATCCTAGCCAACCGATCGGCGTTTTAGAAGCGGATGGACTGCTGGCAACCACCAACCACTTTGATCATCCCAATTTGGTGCGCTTGCAAGGCCGCCGTCAACGTGACGATTCCAAAGCTCGCGAAGCCTTTTTATGTGCTACCGTGAGCCATGAACAGGGCGACCCTTGGTTACAAACCGCCCAAGCCATGAGCGATCATCAAGTGCCAGTTTGTTGTCATAAAGAATTTTCGAGCACGCTTTGGTCGGGTTTGTACGAATTGACCCAGCAACGGGTGGCCTATAGTTTTGGCGCACCCTGCCAAGTCGGCTATCGCGAATTGGAATTTTAG
- a CDS encoding Wadjet anti-phage system protein JetA family protein, which translates to MSLFETVPTTLFRPLASPGAAIYTQVLLALFAATKQQSQPLSRERALSLVEQQLELPNAEALTSDAQEEESELEQNNHASAILRSLRAWGWLRFEQQSDYSSAIILPDYAFRLLQLFEDLATKQRQHLRGMICGIHDVLEKACTGDAPHDRLSNAYEQTLFLTQALKELQHNIGLHIQKVLQTLKTKDVLEHVFGTYRKDIVDQAYHQLRTSDHLSRYRPAILQFLQKIERTNLLELSAQHLVSRGEAASFEVAYNRLTDQIDTIRSHFDQLDQLIGVIDLRHSQFVDSAVRNIELFLSASTSTSGQLHRILSQVLPNQQAFEQASPEISEMLSIYEFQLTDQQSLSAPTRAAVPFEIQAESYAPLSEAEIAQAQADTLRQLRRSISRDRVRRYALQLLGDAEQRRGSEIELEGVDDLSLIIYLRSYGDGSLGYTVEPIDDGVWVERDGVGFRDFLVRRVSTEQPA; encoded by the coding sequence ATGAGTTTGTTCGAGACCGTTCCTACCACTCTTTTCCGCCCATTGGCTAGCCCTGGCGCTGCAATTTACACCCAGGTTTTGCTAGCGTTGTTTGCTGCCACCAAGCAACAATCGCAACCGCTCAGCCGCGAACGGGCATTAAGCCTCGTCGAGCAACAATTAGAGTTACCCAACGCCGAAGCCCTTACCAGCGATGCCCAAGAAGAAGAATCGGAACTTGAGCAGAATAATCATGCTTCGGCAATTTTGCGTTCGCTGCGGGCATGGGGCTGGCTGCGCTTTGAGCAGCAAAGCGATTATTCCTCGGCGATTATCTTGCCCGATTATGCTTTTCGGTTGTTGCAACTCTTTGAAGACCTTGCAACCAAGCAGCGTCAACATTTGCGCGGCATGATCTGTGGCATTCACGATGTGCTCGAAAAAGCCTGCACTGGCGATGCACCCCACGATCGGCTCTCGAATGCCTATGAACAGACACTTTTTCTGACTCAGGCGCTCAAAGAATTGCAACACAACATTGGTTTGCATATTCAAAAAGTGCTGCAAACTCTCAAAACTAAAGATGTGCTGGAGCATGTTTTTGGTACCTATCGCAAAGATATTGTCGATCAAGCCTATCATCAACTGCGCACATCCGACCACCTTTCGCGCTATCGACCTGCGATTTTGCAGTTTTTGCAGAAAATCGAGCGCACCAATTTGTTGGAGTTATCGGCGCAACATTTGGTTAGTCGGGGCGAAGCCGCTAGTTTTGAGGTCGCTTACAATCGATTAACTGACCAAATTGATACAATTCGCAGCCATTTCGACCAACTTGATCAATTAATTGGCGTGATCGATCTGCGCCATAGCCAATTTGTGGATTCGGCGGTGCGTAATATTGAATTATTTTTGAGTGCCAGCACCAGCACCAGCGGCCAACTCCACCGCATTTTGAGCCAAGTGTTGCCCAATCAACAAGCCTTCGAGCAAGCCAGCCCCGAAATTAGCGAAATGCTCAGCATCTACGAATTTCAATTGACCGATCAGCAATCGTTGAGTGCGCCAACTCGCGCCGCCGTGCCATTTGAAATTCAAGCTGAGAGCTATGCGCCGCTCAGCGAGGCCGAAATTGCGCAAGCGCAGGCCGATACATTACGCCAATTGCGCCGTTCGATCAGCCGCGATCGGGTGCGGCGTTATGCTTTGCAGTTGTTGGGTGATGCCGAGCAACGGCGAGGCTCGGAGATTGAGCTTGAGGGTGTTGACGATTTATCCTTGATTATTTATTTGCGTTCATATGGCGATGGCTCGTTGGGCTATACGGTTGAGCCAATCGATGATGGCGTTTGGGTCGAGCGTGATGGCGTGGGCTTTCGCGATTTCTTGGTGCGGCGGGTTTCAACGGAGCAACCAGCATGA
- a CDS encoding MarR family transcriptional regulator, whose translation MEAHYHLCFQVGRVARQLISHYNRVLAPLGLTTAQYFVLVAIKPDEAPTMGELSNRTYLDNSTLTPIVDRLERDGWLERMSDPSDRRTTRIQLTSSGIERLPDARQRGDAVENAMRAQLGDPLVDLLTDGLRKVARIEL comes from the coding sequence GTGGAAGCGCACTATCATTTGTGTTTTCAAGTTGGGCGGGTAGCTCGCCAATTGATCAGCCACTACAATCGGGTGCTAGCTCCGTTGGGGCTGACCACCGCTCAATACTTCGTCCTCGTTGCAATCAAGCCCGATGAAGCCCCAACCATGGGCGAACTTTCCAACCGCACCTATCTCGATAATTCAACCCTAACGCCAATCGTCGATCGTCTTGAGCGTGATGGCTGGCTCGAACGCATGTCCGACCCCAGCGATCGGCGCACGACCCGCATTCAATTAACCAGCAGTGGAATCGAACGCTTGCCCGATGCTCGCCAACGTGGCGATGCGGTCGAAAACGCTATGCGTGCGCAATTGGGCGATCCATTAGTCGATTTATTGACTGATGGTTTGCGCAAAGTTGCGCGGATCGAACTTTAA